In Amycolatopsis solani, a single window of DNA contains:
- a CDS encoding glycine betaine ABC transporter substrate-binding protein: MRRTIAAVSALAVVLAAGCTIGKDQTGAQVGEGSIKKIDALSGAQIRVSSKEFDEQLLLGQIAVVALQAAGASPQDKTNITGSSNVRQALTSGAVDLYWEYTGTAWISYLKQTKPIADPQAQYDAVKQADAANNVTWWARSPANDTYALAGNPAAIAKTGVKTLSDYAALVKRDPAAASTCIGPEFKSRDDGFPGLEKTYGFDLPAPQEHLLNDAVIYPTVGKGDTCGFGEVASTDGRVAAQKLTVLEDDKHFFPTYNPAISIASGVAQKYPQLEQVFTPIAAKLDTATLTDLNKKVSVDGQKPAEVARDWLKSAGFIS, encoded by the coding sequence ATGCGACGCACGATCGCCGCCGTCTCCGCACTCGCCGTGGTGCTCGCCGCCGGGTGCACGATCGGCAAGGACCAGACCGGCGCCCAGGTGGGCGAGGGCTCCATCAAGAAGATCGACGCGCTGAGCGGGGCGCAGATCCGGGTCAGCTCCAAGGAGTTCGACGAACAGCTGCTGCTGGGCCAGATCGCCGTCGTCGCGCTGCAGGCCGCCGGGGCGAGCCCGCAGGACAAGACCAACATCACCGGCTCGAGCAACGTCCGCCAGGCGCTCACCAGCGGCGCGGTCGACCTGTACTGGGAGTACACCGGCACCGCCTGGATCAGCTATCTCAAGCAGACCAAGCCGATCGCAGACCCGCAGGCGCAGTACGACGCGGTCAAGCAGGCCGACGCCGCCAACAACGTCACCTGGTGGGCCCGTTCACCGGCCAACGACACCTACGCACTGGCCGGCAATCCCGCGGCGATCGCGAAGACGGGCGTCAAGACGCTCTCGGACTACGCGGCGCTGGTGAAGCGCGACCCGGCCGCGGCATCGACGTGCATCGGCCCGGAGTTCAAGAGCCGCGACGACGGCTTCCCGGGCCTGGAGAAGACGTACGGCTTCGACCTGCCCGCCCCGCAGGAGCACCTCCTCAACGACGCGGTCATCTACCCGACGGTCGGCAAGGGCGACACCTGCGGCTTCGGCGAGGTCGCCTCGACGGACGGCCGCGTGGCGGCGCAGAAGCTGACGGTCCTCGAAGACGACAAGCACTTCTTCCCGACGTACAACCCGGCGATCTCGATCGCGTCGGGGGTGGCGCAGAAGTACCCGCAGCTGGAGCAGGTCTTCACCCCGATCGCGGCAAAGCTGGACACGGCGACGCTGACGGACCTGAACAAGAAGGTGAGCGTGGACGGCCAGAAGCCGGCGGAGGTGGCCAGGGACTGGCTGAAGTCGGCGGGCTTCATCAGCTGA
- a CDS encoding AfsR/SARP family transcriptional regulator — MDFRVLGPLRLDAGGRPVELGEPRRQAVLAVLLFEAGRTVGVDVLVDRVWGESPPQQVRRSLQAHITRIRRVLEQADPGGARVARDSGGYRLDVRPEQVDVFRFRSVVREHPADAGALRRALSLWHGEPLAGLRGHWAERTRRALRQEHADAVVAWAEAEIGAGDPASTIARLTELSDENPLQERAAAALMRAFYAVGRGSDALALFERTRRALREELGVDPGPGLAAVHEAVLRHDLRTSAVPTVAVPAQLPADATAFMGRDGELAELDRVAGGSGDEPVVVCVTGTPGAGKTATAVHWGHRSRDRFPDGQLYLDLCGYDPGEPVSPADALAVLLTAVLPPGTEIPLRPAERAARLRTAVAARRMLLVLDNAATVEQVRPLLPGTASCVVVVTSRDSLAGLVALHGAHRVELDRLPADDAVALLRRLIGGRVAAEPAAAAALAERCVRLPLTLRLAAEHAVSRPATPLSRLVDELSAAQDTLDVLSGGGDSRAAVRAVFSWSLRQLSPEANRAFAALGRHPAPLFDAHALAALADRPLEEARRLLDVLVRAHLVHAAGADRYGMHDLLKAYAAETGGEFPLDGVYRYYFATIGAAMDRLYPGESHRRPSVPAAVSPVPAFADTEAAHEWLDAELPAVQALVVHAATRERPEHAVTLSALLFRYLDGHHEAVALVINTHARAAAHATGDRAAEANACIALGNVHNQAGRGEPAAAEMWAAHRLYEELGDVLGQARAVGNVGMIEESAGRYRPATGYFKQALAMFDRIGDTSGRAHFLTRLGTVEVRTGDTTTGHHHLRQALELHTRAGHRFGEAWVQLGLGELAAAEGRPEESVRRHAEAAGIFGILGHSASEAWAIDGLGRAEATAGRLFDAAGHHRLALDLFRRNGDRVGEAWALNGLGEACHACGYAVTARENFAAALLLAIRTECRDQTARAHHGLARAIAATDVDGAREHYELAISIHTELESAAVEGIRAELAGLD, encoded by the coding sequence GTGGATTTCCGGGTCCTGGGACCGCTCCGCCTGGACGCGGGCGGCCGGCCCGTCGAGCTCGGCGAGCCGCGCCGGCAAGCGGTGCTCGCCGTGCTGCTGTTCGAGGCGGGGCGGACCGTCGGGGTCGACGTGCTCGTCGACCGGGTCTGGGGTGAATCGCCGCCGCAGCAGGTCCGCCGGTCGCTGCAGGCGCACATCACCCGGATCCGGCGCGTGCTCGAACAAGCCGATCCCGGGGGTGCCCGCGTGGCGCGGGATTCCGGCGGCTACCGCCTCGACGTCCGGCCCGAGCAGGTCGACGTCTTCCGGTTCCGCAGCGTCGTGCGCGAACACCCCGCCGACGCCGGTGCCCTGCGGCGCGCCCTTTCGCTGTGGCACGGCGAACCGCTCGCCGGGCTGCGCGGGCACTGGGCGGAACGGACCCGGCGGGCCCTGCGCCAGGAACACGCGGACGCCGTCGTGGCGTGGGCCGAAGCCGAGATCGGCGCCGGCGACCCGGCGTCGACGATCGCGCGGCTGACCGAGCTTTCCGACGAAAATCCATTGCAGGAACGGGCCGCCGCGGCGTTGATGCGCGCGTTTTACGCCGTCGGCCGCGGTTCCGACGCGCTCGCGTTGTTCGAGCGGACACGCCGGGCGCTGCGCGAAGAACTCGGCGTGGATCCCGGCCCCGGGCTCGCCGCCGTGCACGAAGCCGTGCTGCGCCACGACCTCCGGACGTCGGCCGTGCCCACCGTCGCCGTTCCCGCGCAGCTGCCCGCCGACGCGACCGCGTTCATGGGCCGGGACGGCGAACTGGCCGAGCTCGACCGGGTCGCCGGCGGGAGCGGGGACGAACCGGTGGTCGTCTGCGTCACCGGCACGCCCGGCGCGGGCAAGACGGCCACGGCCGTGCACTGGGGGCACCGCTCCCGCGACCGCTTCCCGGACGGCCAGCTGTACCTCGACCTGTGCGGGTACGACCCGGGCGAACCGGTGTCCCCGGCCGACGCGCTGGCCGTGCTGCTGACCGCGGTGCTGCCGCCCGGCACGGAAATCCCGCTGCGGCCCGCCGAGCGCGCCGCCCGGCTCCGGACGGCAGTCGCGGCCCGGCGGATGCTCCTCGTGCTGGACAACGCGGCGACGGTCGAGCAGGTCCGGCCGCTGCTGCCGGGCACGGCCAGCTGCGTCGTCGTGGTCACCAGCCGGGACTCGCTCGCCGGGCTGGTCGCGCTGCACGGCGCCCACCGCGTGGAGCTGGACCGGCTGCCGGCCGACGACGCGGTCGCGTTGCTGCGGCGGCTGATCGGCGGCCGCGTGGCCGCGGAACCGGCGGCCGCGGCGGCGCTGGCCGAGCGGTGCGTGCGGCTGCCGCTGACCCTGCGCCTGGCCGCGGAGCACGCCGTGTCCCGCCCGGCGACGCCGCTGTCCCGGCTGGTCGACGAGCTGAGCGCGGCCCAGGACACCCTGGACGTGCTCAGCGGCGGCGGGGACAGCCGGGCCGCCGTCCGCGCGGTGTTCTCGTGGTCGCTGCGGCAGCTGAGCCCGGAGGCCAACCGCGCCTTCGCCGCCCTCGGCCGGCACCCGGCACCGCTGTTCGACGCCCACGCGCTGGCGGCGCTCGCGGACCGCCCGCTCGAAGAAGCCCGGCGGCTGCTGGACGTCCTCGTCCGCGCGCACCTCGTGCACGCCGCCGGCGCCGACCGGTACGGCATGCACGACCTGCTCAAGGCGTACGCCGCGGAAACCGGCGGCGAGTTCCCGCTGGACGGCGTCTACCGCTACTACTTCGCGACCATCGGCGCGGCGATGGACCGCCTCTACCCCGGCGAATCCCACCGGCGGCCGTCCGTGCCCGCCGCCGTCAGCCCGGTGCCGGCGTTCGCGGACACCGAGGCCGCGCACGAGTGGCTGGACGCGGAACTCCCGGCGGTGCAGGCCCTCGTCGTCCACGCGGCGACGCGCGAGCGGCCGGAACACGCCGTGACGCTGTCGGCGCTCCTGTTCCGCTACCTCGACGGCCACCACGAGGCGGTGGCGCTGGTGATCAACACCCACGCGCGGGCCGCGGCGCACGCCACCGGCGACCGCGCGGCCGAGGCCAACGCGTGCATCGCACTGGGCAACGTCCACAACCAGGCCGGCCGCGGCGAGCCCGCCGCGGCGGAAATGTGGGCCGCTCATCGGCTGTACGAGGAGCTCGGCGACGTGCTCGGCCAGGCGCGCGCGGTCGGCAACGTCGGCATGATCGAGGAAAGCGCGGGCCGCTACCGCCCGGCGACCGGCTACTTCAAGCAGGCGCTGGCGATGTTCGACCGGATCGGCGACACGAGCGGCCGCGCGCACTTCCTGACCCGCCTCGGCACGGTCGAGGTCCGCACCGGCGACACCACGACGGGCCACCACCACCTGCGGCAGGCACTGGAGCTGCACACCCGCGCCGGCCACCGCTTCGGCGAGGCGTGGGTCCAGCTCGGCCTGGGCGAGCTGGCCGCCGCCGAAGGCCGCCCCGAAGAGTCCGTCCGCCGCCACGCGGAAGCGGCCGGGATCTTCGGCATCTTGGGCCACAGCGCCAGCGAAGCCTGGGCCATCGACGGCCTCGGCCGCGCGGAGGCCACCGCCGGCCGCCTCTTCGACGCGGCGGGCCACCACCGCCTGGCCCTGGACCTCTTCCGCCGCAACGGCGACCGGGTCGGCGAAGCATGGGCGCTGAACGGCCTGGGCGAGGCCTGCCACGCCTGCGGCTACGCGGTAACGGCCCGAGAGAACTTCGCGGCGGCGCTGCTGCTGGCCATCCGGACGGAGTGCCGCGACCAGACAGCCCGCGCCCACCACGGCCTCGCCCGAGCCATCGCCGCGACGGACGTCGACGGCGCGCGGGAGCACTACGAGCTGGCGATCTCGATCCACACGGAGCTGGAATCGGCGGCGGTGGAAGGGATCCGCGCGGAACTGGCGGGCTTGGACTAG
- a CDS encoding ROK family transcriptional regulator: protein MVETRHQTRLLTLLRDEGPMSRVELGERLELPRARVGAEVARLAEVGLVEAAGPSASRGGRRSTLVRLAGDLRVLAVDVGATSVGVAVTDASCEVLAHAVEDCDVRQGPHPVLRRVAELAGKVRDEAPGRLVAAGIGLPGPVSFAEGMAVAPPIMPGWDRFSVRDHLSGLWGCPVAVDNDVNAMALGERHAGVARSTDDLMFVKIGTGIGCGIVLGGKVYRGVAGTAGDIGHIRLDDFGPTCACGEVGCLEAYFGGAALARDGLALARSGRSAHLAEVAADGGAVTARDVGRAAAAGDFGAVNLIRDGGRRLGQVIASLVCFINPGMVVIGGGVAQLGHQLLAEVRSAVYRRSLPLATGNLPIVLSELGDTAGVIGAAWSATDRAFTLSS from the coding sequence ATGGTCGAAACCCGGCACCAGACCCGGTTGCTGACCCTGCTCCGGGACGAAGGCCCGATGTCGCGGGTCGAACTGGGGGAGCGGCTCGAGCTGCCGCGGGCGCGGGTGGGCGCCGAGGTGGCCCGGCTCGCCGAGGTCGGGCTGGTCGAGGCCGCCGGGCCGTCGGCCAGCCGGGGCGGGCGGCGGTCGACGCTGGTGCGGCTGGCCGGTGACCTGCGGGTGCTCGCCGTCGACGTCGGCGCGACGTCGGTCGGGGTGGCGGTCACCGACGCCTCGTGCGAGGTGCTCGCGCACGCCGTCGAGGACTGCGACGTGCGGCAGGGCCCGCACCCGGTGCTGCGGCGGGTCGCCGAACTCGCCGGGAAGGTGCGGGACGAGGCACCCGGGCGGCTGGTCGCGGCCGGGATCGGGCTGCCGGGGCCGGTCAGCTTCGCCGAGGGCATGGCGGTCGCGCCGCCGATCATGCCGGGGTGGGACCGGTTCAGCGTGCGCGACCACCTCAGCGGGCTGTGGGGCTGCCCGGTCGCGGTGGACAACGACGTCAACGCGATGGCGCTCGGGGAGCGGCACGCCGGGGTCGCGCGGTCGACCGACGACCTGATGTTCGTCAAGATCGGCACCGGGATCGGCTGCGGCATCGTGCTCGGCGGCAAGGTGTACCGCGGGGTCGCGGGCACGGCCGGCGACATCGGGCACATCCGGCTCGACGACTTCGGCCCGACCTGCGCGTGCGGCGAGGTCGGCTGCCTGGAGGCCTACTTCGGCGGCGCCGCCCTGGCCCGCGACGGACTGGCGCTGGCCCGCAGCGGCCGCTCGGCGCACCTCGCCGAGGTGGCCGCCGACGGCGGGGCGGTGACGGCCCGTGACGTCGGCCGCGCGGCGGCGGCGGGCGACTTCGGCGCGGTCAACCTCATCCGCGACGGCGGACGGCGGCTCGGCCAGGTCATCGCGTCGCTGGTCTGCTTCATCAACCCGGGGATGGTCGTGATCGGCGGCGGGGTGGCGCAGCTCGGGCACCAGCTGCTGGCCGAGGTGCGCAGCGCGGTGTACCGCCGGTCGCTGCCGCTGGCGACGGGCAACCTCCCGATCGTGCTGTCCGAGCTCGGCGACACGGCAGGCGTGATCGGCGCGGCCTGGTCGGCGACGGACCGCGCGTTCACCTTGAGCAGCTGA
- a CDS encoding ROK family protein, with the protein MAVTGTRRADPASPRTANLAAVLRALRGGPLSRTQLAARCGIAKSAVPGLLTDLAGRGLVRPAGVLPGNGRPSRLVELHGEDAYALALSIEADRLAAVVTDLSGRVLAERAETVDVAALGLLRGMDELAHLAHQVLPGAPVGVAISVPGLVDSAAAVLRLAPALRWRDAEIAGLMAARLAVPAEAIAVDNDANLGALAESVDGADDLFYLSGGTTVGGGLVSAGTILRGARGFAGEVGHIAVDPSGERCACGRTGCLETKANLAAVLRAAAPPGDPLHDPALGVEGRVGLLEDRVRRGDQRAVTAVHELGVALGIALSTVVDVLDPDVVVLGGYFAELGEWLVEPVRVELAARPLGHARVVPSRLGLKAPLRGAAHLAAERLFANPTLVEEATV; encoded by the coding sequence GTGGCCGTCACCGGGACCAGGCGAGCCGATCCGGCGAGCCCGCGTACCGCGAACCTGGCCGCGGTCCTGCGAGCGCTGCGGGGCGGACCGCTCTCGCGGACGCAGCTGGCCGCCCGGTGCGGGATCGCGAAGTCGGCGGTTCCCGGCCTGCTCACCGACCTCGCCGGGCGCGGGCTCGTCCGGCCCGCCGGGGTCCTGCCTGGTAACGGGCGGCCGAGCCGGCTGGTCGAGCTGCACGGCGAGGACGCGTACGCGCTGGCCTTGAGCATCGAAGCCGACCGGCTGGCGGCGGTGGTCACCGATCTGTCCGGGCGGGTGCTGGCCGAGCGGGCCGAGACCGTCGACGTCGCCGCGCTCGGCCTGTTGAGAGGCATGGACGAGCTCGCCCACCTCGCCCACCAGGTGCTGCCCGGCGCCCCGGTCGGGGTCGCGATCTCGGTGCCCGGCCTGGTCGACTCGGCCGCCGCCGTGCTGAGACTCGCGCCGGCGCTGCGTTGGCGGGATGCCGAGATCGCCGGCCTGATGGCCGCGCGGCTGGCCGTCCCGGCCGAGGCCATCGCCGTTGACAACGATGCCAACCTTGGCGCGCTCGCCGAATCGGTCGACGGGGCCGACGACCTGTTCTACCTCAGCGGCGGGACGACCGTCGGCGGCGGCCTCGTCTCCGCCGGCACGATCCTGCGCGGCGCGCGCGGGTTCGCGGGCGAGGTCGGGCACATCGCCGTCGACCCGTCCGGCGAGCGCTGCGCGTGCGGCCGGACCGGCTGCCTGGAAACCAAGGCGAACCTGGCCGCGGTCCTGCGCGCCGCCGCGCCGCCCGGCGATCCGCTGCACGATCCCGCCCTCGGCGTCGAAGGGCGGGTCGGCCTGCTCGAAGACCGCGTCCGGCGGGGCGACCAGCGCGCGGTCACGGCGGTGCACGAACTCGGCGTCGCCCTCGGCATCGCGCTGTCCACCGTGGTCGACGTGCTCGACCCGGACGTCGTCGTCCTCGGCGGCTACTTCGCCGAGCTCGGCGAGTGGCTGGTCGAGCCGGTCCGCGTCGAGCTCGCCGCCCGGCCGCTCGGTCACGCCCGGGTCGTGCCGTCCCGGCTCGGCCTCAAAGCCCCGCTGCGGGGCGCCGCGCACCTGGCCGCCGAGCGGCTGTTCGCGAACCCGACGCTCGTCGAGGAGGCCACGGTATGA
- a CDS encoding sugar ABC transporter ATP-binding protein produces MTLLSVRGIVKAFPGVRALDGVDLDVEPGEVHCLLGQNGAGKSTLIKVLAGAHRPDAGELRWQGEPVSLSSPVDALRLGIATMYQELDLVPGLSVADNIFLGHERARFGFTRISQARDEAARLMARLGHPDIRPSTEVGKLSAAGQQLVSMARALAHDARLLVMDEPTAALAGEEVDNLFRIVGELTADGVAVVYISHRLEELRRIGHRVTVLKDGRTVGTGLDARTTPTADLVALMAGRKVETVFGPRHEGHAKSTPVLEVANLSRKGEFEDIGFTVHAGEVVGIAGLVGSGRSELLETIFGARKPDTGTVAVQGKQLRTGSVLAAVKAGIGLAPEERKSQGLLLDLPVVHNVTLASLDRYAKLGFSERAKELEDAGASLRRLDLRPADPRRIVRTLSGGNQQKAVLARWLVRGCRVLLLDEPTRGVDVGARAELYRLIDELAATGVAIVLVSSEIPEVLGLSDRVLVLREGRVLADRRSGGLTEAEVLDVILEGSAA; encoded by the coding sequence ATGACGCTGCTGTCCGTCCGCGGGATCGTGAAGGCCTTCCCCGGCGTCCGCGCGCTCGACGGCGTCGACCTCGACGTCGAGCCCGGCGAAGTGCACTGCCTGCTCGGCCAGAACGGCGCGGGCAAGTCGACGCTGATCAAGGTCCTCGCCGGCGCGCACCGGCCGGACGCGGGGGAGCTCAGGTGGCAGGGCGAGCCCGTCTCGCTCAGCTCGCCGGTCGACGCCCTGCGCCTCGGCATCGCCACCATGTACCAGGAACTCGACCTGGTGCCCGGGCTTTCGGTGGCGGACAACATCTTCCTCGGCCACGAACGCGCCCGCTTCGGGTTCACGCGGATCTCGCAGGCCCGCGACGAGGCCGCCCGCCTGATGGCCCGGCTCGGCCACCCGGACATCCGCCCGTCGACCGAGGTCGGCAAGCTCTCCGCGGCCGGGCAGCAGCTGGTGTCGATGGCCCGCGCGCTGGCCCACGACGCCCGGCTGCTCGTGATGGACGAACCGACCGCCGCGCTGGCCGGCGAGGAGGTCGACAACCTCTTCCGCATCGTCGGCGAGCTGACCGCCGACGGCGTCGCGGTCGTCTACATCTCGCACCGGCTCGAAGAACTGCGCCGGATCGGGCACCGGGTGACTGTGCTCAAGGACGGCCGGACCGTCGGCACCGGCCTCGACGCCCGCACGACGCCGACCGCCGACCTGGTCGCGCTGATGGCCGGGCGCAAGGTCGAGACCGTCTTCGGGCCGCGCCACGAGGGACACGCCAAGTCCACGCCGGTGCTCGAAGTCGCGAACCTGTCCCGCAAGGGCGAGTTCGAGGACATCGGCTTCACCGTCCACGCGGGCGAGGTCGTCGGCATCGCCGGGCTGGTCGGCTCCGGGCGCAGCGAGCTGCTCGAGACGATCTTCGGCGCGCGCAAGCCCGACACCGGCACCGTCGCGGTGCAGGGCAAGCAGCTGCGGACCGGCAGCGTGCTCGCCGCCGTCAAGGCCGGCATCGGCCTCGCGCCGGAAGAGCGCAAGAGCCAGGGCCTGCTGCTGGACCTGCCGGTGGTGCACAACGTGACCCTGGCGAGCCTCGACCGCTACGCGAAGCTCGGCTTCAGCGAGCGCGCGAAGGAACTGGAGGACGCCGGCGCGAGCCTGCGCCGCCTCGACCTGCGGCCCGCCGATCCGCGGCGGATCGTCCGCACGCTGTCCGGCGGCAACCAGCAGAAGGCCGTGCTCGCGCGGTGGCTGGTCCGCGGGTGCCGGGTGCTGCTGCTCGACGAGCCGACGCGCGGCGTCGACGTCGGCGCCCGGGCCGAGCTGTACCGGCTGATCGACGAGCTGGCCGCGACCGGCGTCGCGATCGTGCTGGTGTCCAGCGAAATCCCCGAGGTGCTCGGGCTGTCCGACCGGGTGCTGGTGCTGCGCGAGGGCCGCGTCCTCGCCGACCGGCGCTCCGGCGGGCTGACCGAGGCCGAGGTGCTCGACGTGATCCTGGAGGGCAGCGCGGCATGA
- a CDS encoding ABC transporter permease yields the protein MTETQAPPQEALPAPRRRFTFSADPRLLGLAGVLVVLCLVGQFTRPELFFTESNISTILRLAAAIGVVSVGMTFVIISGGIDLSVGSMVGLAGVWLTTLATQSYGPFVMVVCGLAVGLGCGLVNGVLVAYGKVVPFIATLAMYVSARGLAERISGRRTQVVADQDFLAFFRGGFLGIPTLIWLFALVFAVGWVVLNRTTFGRRTYAVGGNPEASRLAGINVKRHLALVYGVAGLCCGIAALMVVARTTAGASTNGMFYELDAIAAVVIGGTLLTGGRGSLIGTLIGVLIFTVLSNIFTLNNLDTDIQNIAKGVIIVLAVLLQFRARKARTGP from the coding sequence ATGACCGAAACCCAAGCACCGCCACAGGAAGCGCTTCCCGCGCCGAGGCGGCGGTTCACCTTCTCCGCCGATCCACGGCTGCTCGGTCTCGCCGGCGTGCTCGTGGTCCTGTGCCTGGTCGGCCAGTTCACCCGGCCCGAACTGTTCTTCACCGAAAGCAACATCTCGACGATCCTGCGGCTGGCCGCCGCGATCGGCGTGGTCAGCGTCGGGATGACGTTCGTGATCATCAGCGGCGGCATCGACCTGTCCGTCGGCTCGATGGTCGGCCTGGCCGGCGTCTGGCTGACCACGCTGGCGACGCAGTCGTACGGCCCGTTCGTGATGGTCGTCTGCGGGCTCGCCGTGGGCCTCGGCTGCGGGCTGGTCAACGGCGTGCTCGTCGCCTACGGCAAGGTCGTGCCGTTCATCGCGACGCTCGCGATGTACGTCTCGGCGCGCGGGCTCGCCGAGCGGATCAGCGGCCGCCGCACCCAGGTCGTCGCCGACCAGGACTTCCTGGCGTTCTTCCGCGGCGGGTTCCTCGGCATCCCGACGCTGATCTGGCTGTTCGCGCTGGTGTTCGCGGTGGGATGGGTGGTGCTCAACCGCACCACCTTCGGCCGCCGGACGTACGCGGTCGGCGGCAACCCCGAGGCGTCGCGGCTGGCCGGGATCAACGTCAAGCGGCACCTCGCGCTCGTCTACGGCGTGGCCGGGCTGTGCTGCGGGATCGCCGCCCTCATGGTCGTCGCGCGGACGACGGCGGGCGCGTCGACCAACGGCATGTTCTACGAGCTCGACGCGATCGCCGCGGTGGTCATCGGCGGCACGCTGCTGACCGGCGGGCGCGGCTCGCTGATCGGCACCCTGATCGGCGTGCTGATCTTCACCGTGCTGTCGAACATCTTCACGCTCAACAACCTGGACACCGACATCCAGAACATCGCCAAAGGCGTGATCATCGTGCTCGCCGTGCTCTTGCAGTTCCGGGCCAGGAAAGCCAGGACCGGTCCGTAG
- a CDS encoding substrate-binding domain-containing protein, which produces MTEQPFLGRRGFLLGGAAVGAGALLAGCTSNTPANSESNAPVANAGSNAQPGKPVTIGFSAPAADHGWIAAITKNAKAQAQKFSEVKFNATEGTNDVNQQISQVETLINAKVDVLVILPFDGKALTSVGQQAMDAGIPVINLDRVFDTPLAYRTWIGGDNYRMGVNAGNYIAAELKKKNVANPIIGEVAGIDSLPLTQERSKGFADALGRSGFKVGPRVSAQFTSESGEQQTANLLQGAPKLDALWNHDDDQGIGVNAAIDTAGRKEFIMVGGAGSKNMMNLIKADASPIKATVLYSPSMASTAVALARLLGQGKGIGDLAEHDIPAEITTYSAVVTKENVDQYLDVGFDS; this is translated from the coding sequence ATGACCGAACAACCCTTCCTCGGCCGCCGGGGATTCCTGCTGGGCGGGGCCGCCGTCGGCGCCGGCGCGCTGCTGGCCGGCTGCACGTCGAACACCCCCGCGAACTCGGAGTCGAACGCGCCGGTCGCCAACGCGGGCAGCAACGCCCAGCCGGGCAAGCCGGTCACGATCGGCTTCTCCGCGCCCGCGGCCGACCACGGGTGGATCGCGGCGATCACCAAGAACGCCAAGGCGCAGGCGCAGAAGTTCAGCGAGGTGAAGTTCAACGCCACCGAGGGCACCAACGACGTCAACCAGCAGATCTCCCAGGTGGAGACGCTGATCAACGCCAAGGTCGACGTGCTGGTGATCCTGCCCTTCGACGGCAAGGCGCTCACGTCGGTGGGCCAGCAGGCGATGGACGCCGGCATCCCGGTGATCAACCTCGACCGCGTCTTCGACACGCCGCTGGCGTACCGGACGTGGATCGGCGGCGACAACTACCGGATGGGCGTGAACGCGGGCAACTACATCGCCGCGGAGCTCAAGAAGAAGAACGTCGCGAACCCGATCATCGGCGAGGTGGCCGGGATCGACTCGCTGCCGCTGACCCAGGAACGCAGCAAGGGCTTCGCGGACGCGCTGGGGCGCAGCGGTTTCAAGGTCGGCCCGCGCGTGTCGGCGCAGTTCACGTCGGAGTCGGGCGAGCAGCAGACCGCGAACCTGCTCCAGGGCGCGCCCAAGCTGGACGCGCTGTGGAACCACGACGACGACCAGGGCATCGGCGTCAACGCGGCGATCGACACCGCGGGGCGCAAGGAGTTCATCATGGTCGGCGGGGCCGGCTCGAAGAACATGATGAACCTGATCAAGGCGGATGCCTCGCCGATCAAGGCGACCGTGCTCTACAGCCCGTCGATGGCCTCGACCGCGGTCGCGCTGGCCCGCCTGCTCGGGCAGGGCAAGGGGATCGGCGACCTGGCCGAGCACGACATCCCGGCCGAGATCACCACGTACTCGGCGGTCGTGACCAAGGAGAACGTCGACCAGTACCTCGACGTCGGCTTCGACTCCTGA